The Odocoileus virginianus isolate 20LAN1187 ecotype Illinois chromosome 2, Ovbor_1.2, whole genome shotgun sequence genomic interval AGAGGATCTGTGGTTCCTGTGTGGCCACACCTCCGCTGACTCCCCGCTCCCTGCCTGACGGACGCTGGGCTGCTCCCAGCTTCTCGCTGGCTGGACGGTGCCGTGACAACTCGATGCGGGTGTGAGATCACCAGCCTCTGGGACTTGAGGCCCAGCTTCAGAGCCTCCCTAAGCTCTCAGACTTGCTGCCTCTTCTCCCCTGGCTGGCACTGAGGTCCTTCTCTCGCCCAGGTTCCAATGGAAGCACTCAGACGTGGGCCACCAGTGTCCAGCCAGGCCCACGCCTGGTGCTCCTGCCCTCACCCCTCTCTCTGCCCCTAGGGAAGGCTACAACAATCCCGCCATCTCGGGCGAGAACCTGATTGGCCTGAGCAGGGCCCGGCGCCCCCACAACGCCATCTTTGTCAACTTTGAGGGTGACGAGGTGCCCGAGCGGCCGATGGAGGCCGCGGTCCAGACGTGGAAGAAGGTCTGCAccaaccccgtggaccacagagtggaggaggagctgaggaAGGTGCGCCCGTCCCCCAGACTGCCCGTTTACCTGAGGCCCCCTCGGCTGCCCCGTTTACCCACGGGGCCCCATGCTGGTCTCAGACTTGCTCATTAACTCGCCGGAACTGTTACCTCCAGATGCCACATCTAAAGCTCTGCCCGTGTATACCCTGCCTTCCCAAGGCTGAAAGTGTTCTTCAGCCTCCTCCGAGGTCCTCTGGGGGTCAGCGTGGTCCAGGCGTGACTGCAACCTGGAGCTCCGGGGTTCCAGAAACTTCCTTCCTCCAGTCATTGGCCCGGGCACATCAGCTGGGGCACCTGCTGCGTGCCAGGCCTGGCCCTTCCTCCGCATTAGAGTCGGCTGGCTGGGCGGCCCCAGGAGGAGGCAGCCTTCCACCTGGCCCAAGTCACTGGGTCAGGGGACGTCGGGCCACTCTCTGAGCGCCCCCCCGTCCTCTGCATGCAGCCCAGCCTCCTTGTGGCTCGGGGCCACTCCTGCCCTGGCCTGTCCCCCTCACGGCCCTGCTCGGGCACCTTTGGTCCTCTGCCTCCCGTTACCCTTTGAGCTGCAAAAGGACAGGGACGGTGCCCCGCGTGGTCCTTCCAGGACACCCTGGCCCAGCTGCCCTGGACACCAGCTGGGTGCACAGGCCACTCCTGAGGGAGGGACCAGCCAGCGCACAGCGGCTCTTGGAGGTGGCTCCCTGCCAGCTGCCCCTCTGGGGCCAGACCCTGTGGGGGCCCTGGGGCCGGTGGGCAAGCTGCCTATCCTCCTCTCAGCCTCGGCTTTGACCCTCCAGCTGTTTGACATCCGTCCCATCTGGTCACGCAACGCCCTCAAGGCCAACATCAGCGTCCACCCTGACAAGCTCAAGATCTTGTTGCCCTTCGTGGCCTATTACATGGTAAGGGTCCGCCCGCCGCCTCCTGGGTTCCTGCCAGGGTCGTCTTGATCCTGGCATGCACTGGGCGGCTCGTTACCGCCCCTGCAGAGGCCCTCCCCGGTCACACGTCGGCCACATTGGGGTGACTGTGGGATTCAAGACTGATCACGTAACTTGCAAGTAAAGGgattgtgtgttttttaatggCCTTGAGCTGAGAGCTTTCCAGGACCAGGGGCTGGGGTGCTGTGCGCACagcctcctttcttctctgcagGCGCGGCAGCAGGGGTGTTGCTCTGGTGAGGATGGTTGGCTTGGCCTGGGGGCTTGACGTGCCAGCGTCCCGCAGCCAGCATGTGGCAGAGCTCCCAGGGCCCCTGGCCACAGTGCTGCCTGCATTCACCGTTTCTCCCAGGTCGAGTGGCCTTCACTGCACAGCAGATGTACCTTGGACTGAGTCCAAGAGGGCACAGAGATGGGGGTGTCGTTGTCGAGATTCCCCAAGGGGCTACGAGGAGGCGCTCCTGCCGGCCAGGGGTTGAACGTGGGGCCCTGGAGGGGCAGACAAGCAATGTGACTGTGatggcaggtggggtggggggcgcggggGTGGGTGGCACCAGACGGGCTCGTCCTTCCTCGGCCTAGACCCAGCCTCACGAAGCTGCCTCTCAGCCTCGGCTCTCTGGACAGAGGACCATCAGAGCTCTGTGGGCCAGAGCCTCCCTCCGTCAGCATAGTTGTGACGGTTCTCAAGCTCttcctttgtgccaggcactgtgccaagggTGCCAGGGCCTCCGTCTCCTGTGTTGTTGCTGtccagtcgctcaggcgtgtccaactggTGCAGCCCCACAGaccgcagcgtgccaggcttccctgtccttcatctccttcatgagtttgctcaaactcatgttcctgagttggtgatgccatccaaccatctcaccctctgtcttctccttctcctgccctcagtctttcccagcatcagggtcttttccagtgagtcggcttttctcatcaggtaaccaaagtattggagcttcagctttaacactCCTTTAATCCTCCCAGAAATGCCCTCTGACAGGAAGACCGAGGTTTGGCGGGTCGAGTGACCCACCCCAGGTGACAGAGCCACACGTGCGCGCCTGGGGGGCAAGGGCAGCAGAGCCCCCCCTGGGCGGCCCCCGGGCCTGCATCTCGGGGGGCCGGGATCGGCCGGACCTCACCTCACACCCCACCCTTTTTGTCTCCAGATAACAGGCCCCTGGAGAAGCCTGTGGATTCGATTTGGATTTGACCCCCGAAAACGCCCAGAGGCCAAGATTTATCAAGTGCTTGACTTCCGAATCCGATGTGGAATGAAATACGGTAAACAGTCACTAAaacctttgctttccttttcccttcctaGCTTTGCGTTTGCAGCGTTCTCTTGGGTGATGAGAATAGGTCCGCACGGAGAGAAGCGCCTTCCGCCCTCGGCAGGCTTGTTGGAGGCGGGCTAGCGCAGGCCCACGGCCCCGAGCTCCCGTCCTGGCCCCGTGGTGCCACTAGTGGTCCTTCTGTTCTTCCACAGTTACTTGCGGCTCCTGCCGTGCAGGCCAGGCGTCCGGTCAGTGTCCGTCCCCCGCCTGCGGTGAGTCCCCCGCACACAAAGCACCGAGACACGGCGGCTCCTGTCTCTCCAGCTTGGGGGCCGCTGTGCCTCTCTCAGGAGCCGCCCTGGGAGCCCCGGTGCACCTGTGGTGCGGGCCGCGCTGTCAGGGGCTCTGCACCCCCTAGCCTGACGCGCCCGCCCTCTCCGGCAGGTTACGCCCCCAGCGACATGCCCGTCAAGGCCAAGCGCAGCACCTACAACTACAGCCTCCCCATCACCGTCAAAAAGACCAGTAAGGGCCTCGGGCTCCCTTGCAGAGCAGGCGCCGGGAAAGAGGGGCATCCAGACTGCGGGAGGGGCAGGGGCCTCCCAAAAGTTCACTCTAGGGCCCTGCTGGCCAGCGCGCCCCAGAGTGGGAGGGGGCGGTCGGGGGGCGGGAGAAATACCCCCCTGTATTCCAGACCCCTGCCGTGGTCCCCTCGCAGCCAGCCAGCTCGTCACCATGCATGACCTGAAGCAAGGCCTGGGCCCCTCAGGGTCGGCCAGTGCACAGAAGTCGAGTCCCAACAAGTACAAGCTCAAGGTGGGTGTCGGCAGCCTGCCTGCCTGGGCGAGAGTGAGGGCTGGGTGGCGCGCCGGCCCCTCCCCTGGGCAGGCCAGGCTCTGCTGCCCACGCTGAGCCTCGCCTGTGACGCGGGGAGGCTCTGACGGAGGCTGCCCGGTCCTTCCGGTCCCTTCACCCAACTCCCACCTCCCAGCACAGCCTCCAAACACAACTCAGGATGCGAGTCCCCGGGGGCGGGGGTGTTGACCACCGGGGCACATCCGTCTCAGGGAGGGTCCTCAGACACCAGCAGCTGCATGCACTGCCCTCTGAATCGGGCCCTGAGGCCCCTGTGACCCCCCGGGAAGGGAGAGACGGAGGGCTGTGAGCCCAGAGCCACAGCAGACCACCTGCACCCAGCCGTGGGCTGGACGAGGGCCGCCCTCCCAGGCTCGGGCCTCCTTAGCACAGCCACCCAGCAGGCGCAGTGACGTCCCAAGGCCTGATGTGAGCTGCTCCAGGCCTGGGGAGGAGTCCCCAGCCACAGAGGGCTGGGGCCAGCTATCTGCCGCAGCGTCCGTCTCTCTGCTCAGGGAGGGAGGCCGCATCCTCACCCGAGCAGCCATTCGCCTTCGGGGGCCTCATTTTAGGCCGCAGTCCCCACCTCTGGAACTGGTCTGCAGCTCTTCCTAAGATGACCAGTTAGGAGAAGTGAGGAGGCCTCCCTTCAGAGAAGCGCCGAGGCAGAGCCCAGCCCTAGTGGGGCCTCCCCACCAGACGAGCCTGGTGGTCCTGGGGGCGGCTCGAGGGTCCTGGGGTCCTGGCTGCTTCCACCCCGTCCGTGCTGGGGGGTCACAGCTCATGTCCTCCCGGCCTCTGGCCCGTCCGCCCACCTGAATCCAGAGAGGAGAGCCAAGGCTGCCAGTTCTCGGGGCCGGCACAGGCCGCTGCCCTGGGAGAGGGCCCGGGGAGCCGCCCACTGTGGGGTCTCCAGCGCCGCCCTCCCCCGGGACGCTCCCCTGACCTCCCGGCTCGTCTCGGGCCTCCTTTCCAGGACTCGGTCTACATCTTCCAGGAGGGGGCCTTGCCGCCGTACCGACAGATGTTCTACCAGTTCTGTGACCTGAACGTGGAGGAGTACGTACCTGCGGGGCACCGAGGCGGGGACCAGGGGGCTCGGGCGCAGAGCAGAAAACCTCAGGGACCAAAGGGTGTCCTGCCTTTCTTCCCTTTCACGTCCGCCATGACCCCTCGGGATGGCAAGCCCTGGGGAGCGAGTGCTGCCGGCTCTCCTCTGGCCGGGCTCACGTGGCACACAGCAGCGGCTTTCTGGGGGCCCCATGGGCCACCCTGCCCCTAGCAGCCAGCCATCCCAGGCACAGAGCGTGGCACTGGACTGGGGTCTTTGTCTTCCTCCTGTGTGGCCCGCACGGGGGTTCCTGACATGATTCCCAGTCCCCAGAGCTGACAGAACCCCAGACTCGTTTAACCCAGCTGTTCGCAGTGATGTTTAgaaagctgggggaggggtgctgggcTGGAGGGGCAGCTTACCCCAGGTTGGAGTCCAGAGCGGCTTTCAAGGGTACCCTTTGTGACCACGCTTGTCCACGGGACAGCGCTGAGTGCTGTTTTTTTGAGCACAACGCCAGCTCTGTCGAAACCGCTTACTGGCACCTGTGATCAGagaccctcccacccccacccagaacTTTGAACAGAGACCCACACTCTGGACCTTTGAGCAGAGACCCCTCTCACCTTTGAGCAGAGACGCCCTCTGACCTTTGAGCAGAGATCCCCCCCCAGCCTTTGAGCAGAGACCCCCCCACCTTTGAGCAAAGACGCCCCCCGACCTTTGAGCAGAGACGCCCCCCGACCTTTGAGCAGAGACCCCTCCCACCTTTGAGCAGAGACGCCCCCCGACCTTTGAGCAGAGACGCCCCCCGACCTTTGAGCAGAGACGCCCCCCGACCTTTGAGCagagaccccccccccacctttgaGCAGAGACCCCCCCCACCTTTGAGCAGAGACGCCCCCCAACCTTTGAGCAGAGACGCCCCCCGACCCTTGTCCCCGACACCCAGGCTGCAGAGAATCATTCACCGCAACGACGGGGCGGAGAGCTCGTGCACCGAGCGCGATGGCTGGTGCCTCCCCAAGACCACGGACGAGCTGAGGGATACCATGTCCCTCATGATCCGGCAGACCATCCGCTCCAAGAGGCCTGGTGAGAGCCACTCGCCCCGTGTGCGTGGGCCTCCCCGGGGCTGGAGCAGGCATCCCTCAAGGACCTGCTCCCCAGGAAACCTTACCCGGTGGGAGCCAGGAgccagcaccccaccccacccctggcagCCCCCTGAGGCGCTCAGCCGTGGGGGTCCAGGCAGGAACCGGGCCCAGAagactggggctggggctgccctCGGGGCCGCCACTTCACGCCTGGACATCACCCTGTGTCCTGCAGCCACATGTGGGCAGGTCGCTCCTGTCTCTCCTGGGGGCGGGGGCCGTGTCGCTGTGTGCTGCCCGCCCTCCCCTGGGCGTGGGGAGGGAGCGAGCCCTGTGCTGGCCCACGGCTCTGATGGAGCTGGGGGAGAGTAAGGGAAAGGACCCTCTCTGGGGCTCCTTCCAGGCTCGGGGTGGGGGCGTCCCAGGCCACCGACCCCCACAGAGCTGACAGGAGCCGGGGCGCTCAGCCTCCCCCAGGACGCCAGCCCCTCTGAGCGTCCAGTCGAGGAAAGCCAGCCTGGGCCCACTCCTGCGGGGTCCCCTGGACTCCCGAGCTGCCTGGGGCTGCTCCGGGAAGGTTCCTAAGGCCCTGGGCATCCGTGTTGCTCTGAGGTGCTGGTTAATCGAGTCCGGGCCCACCAGCCACCGTACTTCCCGGAACAGCTTCAGAGCTGGAGCCCCAGCCCCTGAATTTGTAGACAGGCCCCCGGGGCTGAGACCAGGGACGGCCAGTGTGGGGGCCGCCCGGGGCCAGCATCGGGACACACCTGGCCTGCTCTCTGGGCCTAGCCCTCTTCTCCAGCCCGACCAAAGCGGACAGTGGGAAGGAGCAGCTGACCGGCGAGTCCGGGGAAGAcgaggaggaggacgaggaggaggaggaggaggagttcaAGCCGTCCGACGGGAGCGAGAACGAGATGGAGACGGAGATCCTGGACTACGTGTGACGCGGCCGGGCCCCGCCCAGGCCCGCTGAGGGCCGGCACGCGGCAGGGACCCCAGCGCCGCCTGCAGCAGCCAGCACGGCCCTAGGCGGCCCGTCCGAGGAGGGCAGCGGGGTGCGCTGCCCCTGGCCCCGAGTACCTGCGCCCGGCCTCACCAGCCCGGCgcccagccctggccctggctGAAGCCAGCGGGACCTGAGGTGGGGACGGTGCGGCTGGGGAGGGGCCGGCCCGGCTGCAGCTCAGactggaggtgagggtggggcagGGACCCTGGTCCAGATCACGGTGGCGAAGACTGTCCTTAGGTTTAGACCCCATCCGTTGGGGTGACCTGGCAAAGGGCAGGCCCAGCTGGAACTGCCCTCATTAAAGACGTTTCCCCAAGGAGTCTGGGTGTCTCTGTTCGGGTGTCAGAACCCGAGAAGGGTTTTCTCTGGCCTCGGGGCTTGGGCTCCAGCCGGACATCATTTGTCCCTTCAGTTGCTCGTCAGTGACCCGATGCTGGTGATCCTGGGATGGCTGAGAACAACAGGCCAGGCGCCCCTCGGCGGGTGGGCCAGGCGAGAGCCGCCTCGGAGGGTGCTCCAGCCACGTGCTCACCCCTTCATGTTCCACAAGGACGTGTTGCAGAGGGGTTCCTGGGGACGACACCGTCGTCTCAACACTGCCTGGTGAGAAACCAGAGGGCAAGCAGGTCCCTGGGTGGGGCCGAACCTACACTCCTGGGGCGCACACCCCACACGCTGCCCCAGCCAGAGGGGAGCCCGTCAGCCCGCCTCAGCCAGAAGGCCAGAAGCAGCTGTTCCGAAGGGCAGGCCGGGCCGTGCCCCATGCCTCACCTCTGCAAGGCTTTCCCTCAGGCCGCCGGTCCCAGCTGGCGGGTCTCAGCTGGGACTCGTCCCACCTCTCCTGAGCCATGCTGCTAAGCTCAGACCTCAGT includes:
- the GTF3C5 gene encoding general transcription factor 3C polypeptide 5 isoform X1, with protein sequence MAAAAAADARPGAAIPVELRRERRMVCVEYPGVVRDVSKMLQTLGGEEGVSRIYADATKRLELYFRPKDPYCHPVCANRFSTNSLLLRIKRKTRRQSGALGPEARPRVTYDIESLGVISTVFKFQGMSDFQYLAVHTEADGRQMSMYDKVLMLKPQKESFFHQDLPLYIPPPIFSRLDTPVDYYYRPETQHREGYNNPAISGENLIGLSRARRPHNAIFVNFEGDEVPERPMEAAVQTWKKVCTNPVDHRVEEELRKLFDIRPIWSRNALKANISVHPDKLKILLPFVAYYMITGPWRSLWIRFGFDPRKRPEAKIYQVLDFRIRCGMKYVTCGSCRAGQASGQCPSPACGYAPSDMPVKAKRSTYNYSLPITVKKTNPCRGPLAASQLVTMHDLKQGLGPSGSASAQKSSPNKYKLKDSVYIFQEGALPPYRQMFYQFCDLNVEELQRIIHRNDGAESSCTERDGWCLPKTTDELRDTMSLMIRQTIRSKRPALFSSPTKADSGKEQLTGESGEDEEEDEEEEEEEFKPSDGSENEMETEILDYV
- the GTF3C5 gene encoding general transcription factor 3C polypeptide 5 isoform X3; its protein translation is MAAAAAADARPGAAIPVELRRERRMVCVEYPGVVRDVSKMLQTLGGEEGVSRIYADATKRLELYFRPKDPYCHPVCANRFSTNSLLLRIKRKTRRQSGALGPEARPRVTYDIESLGVISTVFKFQGMSDFQYLAVHTEADGRQMSMYDKVLMLKPQKESFFHQDLPLYIPPPIFSRLDTPVDYYYRPETQHREGYNNPAISGENLIGLSRARRPHNAIFVNFEGDEVPERPMEAAVQTWKKVCTNPVDHRVEEELRKLFDIRPIWSRNALKANISVHPDKLKILLPFVAYYMITGPWRSLWIRFGFDPRKRPEAKIYQVLDFRIRCGMKYGYAPSDMPVKAKRSTYNYSLPITVKKTNPCRGPLAASQLVTMHDLKQGLGPSGSASAQKSSPNKYKLKDSVYIFQEGALPPYRQMFYQFCDLNVEELQRIIHRNDGAESSCTERDGWCLPKTTDELRDTMSLMIRQTIRSKRPALFSSPTKADSGKEQLTGESGEDEEEDEEEEEEEFKPSDGSENEMETEILDYV
- the GTF3C5 gene encoding general transcription factor 3C polypeptide 5 isoform X2 translates to MAAAAAADARPGAAIPVELRRERRMVCVEYPGVVRDVSKMLQTLGGEEGVSRIYADATKRLELYFRPKDPYCHPVCANRFSTNSLLLRIKRKTRRQSGALGPEARPRVTYDIESLGVISTVFKFQGMSDFQYLAVHTEADGRQMSMYDKVLMLKPQKESFFHQDLPLYIPPPIFSRLDTPVDYYYRPETQHREGYNNPAISGENLIGLSRARRPHNAIFVNFEGDEVPERPMEAAVQTWKKVCTNPVDHRVEEELRKLFDIRPIWSRNALKANISVHPDKLKILLPFVAYYMITGPWRSLWIRFGFDPRKRPEAKIYQVLDFRIRCGMKYVTCGSCRAGQASGQCPSPACGYAPSDMPVKAKRSTYNYSLPITVKKTTSQLVTMHDLKQGLGPSGSASAQKSSPNKYKLKDSVYIFQEGALPPYRQMFYQFCDLNVEELQRIIHRNDGAESSCTERDGWCLPKTTDELRDTMSLMIRQTIRSKRPALFSSPTKADSGKEQLTGESGEDEEEDEEEEEEEFKPSDGSENEMETEILDYV
- the GTF3C5 gene encoding general transcription factor 3C polypeptide 5 isoform X4, which produces MAAAAAADARPGAAIPVELRRERRMVCVEYPGVVRDVSKMLQTLGGEEGVSRIYADATKRLELYFRPKDPYCHPVCANRFSTNSLLLRIKRKTRRQSGALGPEARPRVTYDIESLGVISTVFKFQGMSDFQYLAVHTEADGRQMSMYDKVLMLKPQKESFFHQDLPLYIPPPIFSRLDTPVDYYYRPETQHREGYNNPAISGENLIGLSRARRPHNAIFVNFEGDEVPERPMEAAVQTWKKVCTNPVDHRVEEELRKLFDIRPIWSRNALKANISVHPDKLKILLPFVAYYMITGPWRSLWIRFGFDPRKRPEAKIYQVLDFRIRCGMKYGYAPSDMPVKAKRSTYNYSLPITVKKTTSQLVTMHDLKQGLGPSGSASAQKSSPNKYKLKDSVYIFQEGALPPYRQMFYQFCDLNVEELQRIIHRNDGAESSCTERDGWCLPKTTDELRDTMSLMIRQTIRSKRPALFSSPTKADSGKEQLTGESGEDEEEDEEEEEEEFKPSDGSENEMETEILDYV